The Fusarium falciforme chromosome 8, complete sequence region GAGTCCAGCACAGTCCCTGGCAGTTCCCTACCGAGGCGACGTCTCTTGGGCTGGGCTGTAGGGGGTCTCGTCCGTGAACGACGAGCCAGGGTGTGGCTGATTGCTTTGTTACGGCATCGTCGCAGAAAGAATGGTCATGATGCCAGGACACGGCACAGCGGCCGAGCAAGAGACGGAATGGTGCTCTGGCCTGTCAGAACGGTCACAGGCTGGGGCTGCATTCGCGAGCAGGCAGGCACGCAGGCGGATTCATCCTGTCCagatcctcttctcctcatgGACAAGATGCATGCGTTGCACGAGGGGCAACCGGCATGCTGGAGAGGGCTGGTGCGGCACAAGCAAGGCGAAGAAAGACTGCCCGTCCGAGGCATGACATGCCATGCAACAGCGGCGTCGTTGGTGGAAATCGACGGAGTGTGTCGTAGCGTCGGGTCCCAAACGCTCGCCGTGTCTCTCATCTGCCGTGGAGCTGGGTTCGAGGGGCAGGGAGTGTGGGAACTGTGACTGTGTgcctggctgggctggagtTGTGCCCGAGTTGTGAAGGCATTCAGGGCTGTGCGAGGTAATTGTGAGCACGTGCTAAATCTGACTGATCCTGCGATATGCAAGGGGAAGGCGCTGGGGTGGCATGTAATCATTGGCCAGTCGAGGAATTAGACAACCCTTCCGGTATAGCGCCATCCCATGCGACAAGATCTACACATATTGGCACATGCATCTCTGGCCTCCCTCCTTGTTCATGCATATTTACGTCCAATTATGGAGAGGATTGCGTGTGCAAGATGTGCTTGACTCcattcttttcttccttcgTCTTCTCTCTCCCTTGCTCTTCTACGGGAACGGTTCCGAGTTGCATTGTCCCCAGCTTGGAATCTGATCCAGTGCGCATCAAGTTTCAAACACCAGATGCAACTCTGTCTCCTTGCTGGAGGCAGCCAGAGTTCAGCCAGAGGGACCGCATGAAAAAGAAGGCATGAAATGGTGGAATTGGGGACAATTAAGCGTGATCTCGCTTGCAGCTAGAGCCTTGTCGCCTGTCTTGGGCATCTCGTTCTAGGCAAGGTCTGTCCAGCCCTTGCCGTGAACTGGTCTGGTCAGCTTCGCCCATGCCGGGAGAGTGCGGTACAATATTTGACAATGGCTTCGCTCTGAAATGGACCATCAAGAGCCTTGAACAATGCGACGACAGCGCGTGGACAGTGGTGATGCAACCTTCCATTCGCTGTTACACAGGCTGCTCGAAGGGAGAGCATGAATGATGATACAAGCCCGAACCCTCGGCGATACTCCGACCTCCCGTGCAAACGCTTGCCAGCAACGAGTATCCAGGCACGACGGGCTTCGTACCTGTAACTAAACCACAACAAGCAGCCTCCCGACCGGCAAATCCTTGGTCATTCCCCTGCCGATAGTCAGGGCCCGTGGACCTCGCAGTCCCCACCTCAGCGGGCAGCCGAGAGAGGGCCACCCCGTGGCATGGCGCCGTAAGCCAGGAACCAAGCCGCGAATGGAGTCGACGGGTTGGCGACAGGGGCGCACCAAGAGGGAAAAAGACGACGAGAGACCCGCTGGAGCAAGGGTCCTAGCAGCACCTAGCTTCGTCTCGGAGCGCCACTTGGGCCGCTGAGGCTTGGgcctttaattattctctCCCTTGTTCCCTGCCGTTCCGTGGCATGGGAGACTGGGATCCTTACCAGGGCCACCTCGTTCTGTCTGGGTTCCCTGGCCACCGGTGCAACTCGGCAAGAGTCATCTGTGTGAGAAGTAAACGGGCATGGATGACTTTTGCGAGCAAGAGACTtcgagaaggaagaaaaagggATCGACAGAGCTTGATCAATGGGTACTGTACTAGACAGAGAACAACTCCACGCGGCATGGCATCGCGGCAAGCGATCCTTCAGTGCCATGGCTTGGAGCCATCTTGATTGTGGCTGGACACACCAGATGAGCAAGACACTCTTCGAGAGCCACCGTCATCATCAATCAATTGCGCCTCTGGCTTGTTCGGCGAATCAACCTATGGCCTCGCGTGCGCTCCCAAAATGTCTCTCTCTGCGTGTGGCTTTCGTGCAGCGAATTCCTCAACTCCACGTGGACGCCCAAGAGATGACGGAGAAGCAACACAGCCTTTCGGTTGGTCCAGCGCCCCGAGATTGCGCGTCAGCCATTGTCGATGTtggacttttttttttatgtcTCACAGAGAGAGCTTCTCGCACATGGCTTTCTCGTGTTGATTCATCTGGTCAACTCTCACCTTCGTGTCAATCCCATGGCATCGGGCTCTTTGTTCTCCCCGTCGACTCCATGCCCGCCTCATCTGCCGATGGACCCCAAGAACCTTTCTTGGTGCTTACTTATTGTGATTGCTCTGGAGCAAAGCTTACTGCTCCTGGATCCAAGACTCGTCGAATGAGTTACATCTTGCGCCttgtctcatctcatcttttcttattagactcctcatctcctcctcccaagcAGTCAGTTTATTcgtccatcaccatctcccaCTGCCAACTCAACACCACTTTGACTCTGGCTCATTTCACTCCCGTCCTACGATGTTACCATGACATTtcccccttctccttgccgccttgccttgccttggtcACGCTTGGCCCCCCCACAACCCGTCACCCGTATCTGACTACTATACATAGTCACAATGCCATGTGCATAGCCCGTGCAAGAGGGGAATTAGTGCTTTCGTAAAAGGATGCATACATAGTACACCTTCGTGCCCGTGTATCCCACAGTTTATCCCGGGTCGCAATCTCCCGTCATGCATCGTGTATGCCAGTGTGTCCAGCTGTCTGTACCATCATCTGTCCATATCCCGCTCCAACAGTCCCTCGACTCACCTGAAGCACCCGCTCGCTGCCGTTGGTGTCTTGTCAAGAGCAGAGGCCAGCTCCTGGCTCTTCCCATGCGCCCACAATACGACAAATCGTCCAGGGCCTCACCAAATTGGGATAGCCTCGCCCCAATTCGGTCGCCATCCAACATGCCTTCCCCTGCAAGGCTCATGATCAGCAACCGTCTTTGTCAAAGTCTGCAATACACCGACTAAATTGGGCGCTTGCTATCCTGTTTCTCTCGTCTATTCATAGCCGTGAGAAACTTTTGGCTTGTTAGACTAGGGAGTCAACCGCAGGTGCTCCATAGTGGCCCTCCAGGTTCATCTCATCatatcacatcacatcccCCTTCAGCTTCAGTTCGCTCTTCTGGAAATAGCCCACGATGCCAAAAAGGAGGAAACACCTGTCGGCCCCTCGTCGACTCACCCATCCCGTCCGTTTCTCCCGCTGGTGGCCGCACCTAATCGCAATTGGCGTCCGCCACACCTATTTTGCATCCACACTCACCAGTATCACCACTACCGTCCCAGCCGCCCTTTGCCCTACCGCTCACTCCACCTGGTTAAAAAGGAAGCTTACCGGCGCGAGCTTCTCCTGTCTCCCTCGCGTCAACGGGCCCTTGTCATTACCTGACTCTCCCTGAAACGAAACACCAGCCCCGTCGAGAGAAACACCCCGACAAGTTGACTCGGAGGATATCCATTTTCTCTAGACTTGTCGGCATAGATCGTCCGGCTCGGCCAGGGCAAGAGGAATGGCGGACACGCGACGTCCTGAGACATGGTCGCCGGCGGCTCGTCTCGCCTGAATCAATAGACCCGGTGGCTCCTGTCTGGGAACCCGGGAGTTGAAGCCCCGAGTTCAGTCAGTCCCGATGTGAAGGCCTCCGACTCCGAGGTGACACTCTGCTCGTTGGGCTTTCAACTTTGCTTGGCTCTGCTTTACCCTCTCGGTGTTTGCTGTCACCGTTTCCTCAGGTGGCTGAGGTTTACAGGTGACAGTTCCCATGCCAGCGTCTGTGTGTCATACGAGTGTATGATTCTGCACCATCTCCGGCTGCCCTTCGGGCATTCTTCCACATTCTCCCGGCCGTGAGCTCCTTATGGTGAGGGCGAGAGGCTGTCTCCATATGACGACAGGGCCAGGGACAAGACTTTCAACAGTTTTGTCTCGTCTCGCATCGCTCATCGTTCCTGACTCAGAGAGGTGAAGCTACCTTCGAGTTCTTTCACCGAGGGGGTTTCTTCTAGTCTCAGGGCTGATTACATGCCAGCCAGCGTCTTGGCCCATCCTACCTTGCTATCATCATGTAGGTGTGCCCAACCCTCCACTGGCAGTTTGTCCAGTCCCGTGGTGGAATCAGCGCGCCACGGATCAGAGTCGTTTTGTTCTCTACCACCCTCTGGAATGGTGACCCGGGGGCTCCCTCGGGTTTCAGTTTGGCTCAATGCCTTCCGTAAGTAGGGAGGTGTTGGATGGCTGAGCAAGACATGGGGCGAGACATGAAGCACCGCTGGAATGAAGTGTGGGTGGTGACCTCGAGTGATGAGTCCCCGTCGTCTTTCATGAGTCCGGTTTGTCTGCTCTTCTCATCGGCATCGCCCTTGTCTCTCTGGCGACCGTTGCGTGGGGAGTTCTGGTTGTATGAGTTAATATCTATGTAGATGAGACGCTGTGTCATGATCGAGACAGACTTATTTTACTTCAATCCTCTCTTATCCTCACCAGCTACGTCAGCGGGGCTTTAGTCGATGCGTTTCTTGCTGTGAAACTTGTGCGAATAAGACGAGTCCTATAGGCGAGTGTTGATCTGATCGCTTGTGAGTCTCTCGGCTGGGAGATGGGGTGATTGCCGGTCATACTGAGCCCATATCTATTACAATTGTGGCGGAGTTGGGCTTTGAGTGATTTCCTTCGCCAGCATTTGAAAATCCAGAGACCTACATTCTATTCCCGCTTTTGTGGTCTGCTGTGTTGTTACGTGTGCTGTATTCTAGTTCCCGGGTGGTGTCGTCCAGTCATCACCCGCCTGGGAACATTCAGTGTCGGTGCTCTTGGTGTGAGCATGATATCTGTGatatttctctctctcttggaGACCCTCTGTCGTGCGATGAGTGGTTTAATGTCCTGGTGGTGTGTGTTATCTGATGTTCGTCCATGATTTCACTTCAATCATCATCGAGGATGGGTGACTATAGCTGCTGAACCACTCAGGCCTGACCATATGGCTGTTTCCCGTATGCGCCGAGGACATCATGTACACAAAAGGCACACCAAATCTGCGAGCCTGACACCTAAATGCATCATTGCTGACTCGATTCCTCACATGCCTGGTTTGCTCGAAATTGTGGTTTGGTGTAGGGTAGCCAACCGGAAATGTGCGGGTTGTGGATAGGGCTATATATCTGTCCTGTATCCCGAATAATAATTTCCTGTGGCTTCAATGATAAGTTTAGgagattacttattattgTTATTATTGATTTTGCGATTTttgaatttttttttttcatcccGGGAGCCATGTGTTTCTCGTGTTTGTCACATCTGAGTGTTCGAGACTACTGTTGTTGAAAAGTTCATCAGCGAGACTGGACTAACGAACAAGTAGGGAAATAGGAATAGACAATGACACAAGACAGATAAACCGGGGAAACTAGCGCTTAGTACATGAATACTAATCAACTCAGGCCCACTCCTATTTCTCTTTCTTCACCATTCAGTTAAAGATCATCTGGGGTAGCCCACTTGAGTAGATGTAGGAGCGAATACTAAGAACACACATATGCTCCTACACCGATGCATTCCGGCGCACAGGAACGCCGGATATTTAAACATGGTTCAAGTCCATGAATAACCAAACAACTCCATTTGTGTCAATCTCCCGGGTCCGAAGAAAGTTGGGCGCTCAAAGAGAAGTGAGGTCACTTTGCTCTGGCGGGTTTGTTGTGACGAGAAGAGATACATTGACTACTTCATGTATTAACCACGTAGACCAATGTACACTTCCAGAACCAAGAGGGTCAAAACATCAATAACAGGATCAAGGTGCGAATAAAGACGATATCTGGCACGTCCGGAGACCCACCATCGGCGCCGGGCGTCGGTGCCGGCGACGGCCGGCCCCACCACTAATAAATCGAAGCCACTCGTGCCACGATTTGAGTGAAAAGAAGCCTCATTTGCTCTGAATAAGGTGGGCCCACTGCCTCAGATGCTCCCAGGGTCCCGTCGCGATTGGCCGGAGTACAGGGGTACCTTGGCTCGTTCGATCTCGGTGTTCTGGGCTGGCCCGCGCTGGGAGGATTTATCTGTGGTATCATGACCATCAACCACAGACGGAGGATCAACCTCCATTTCACTCATTGATTATTGAAGCCATGGCTCGCCGACAGCATCTCACCCTGACCTTTGTCTTGGTCCTCAGCGTCTTTTTCACCCTATCATACTTCTTCTCTGGGCCCTCTAGCAGCGCCGCTCCCAAGTTGaacgatggcctcgatgtGCCCCTGAAGGATGCCCCTCGATCTGAATTCGCGGCAGACCTTGATTCCCTTCCCTCTGGACTACTCGATGGCGCGTCCATCGCGCCCAAGCTGGAGAATGCGACGCTCAAGTAAGATGCGATGACTTCCATGGTCCAAATCTGCGATGACGTTAGACCGTTGATGATGCATCTGCTAACAACTCTCTTCTTGTAGGGCCGAACTTGGCCACGCGACGTGGAAGTTCCTCCACACAATGATGGCGCGCTTCCCCGACAAGCCGACCAAGGAGGATCGCATGGCCCTCGAGACCTTCATGCACCTCTTTGCCCGACTCTACCCCTGCGGCCAGTGCGCCGCGCACTTCCAAAAGGTGCTTGCCAAGTACCCTCCCCAGACGAGTAGCCGCAACGCCGCCGCCGGATGGCTGTGTTTCGCCCACAACATCGTCAACGAGAGAGTGCACAAGCCTCTGTTCGACTGCGAAAAGATTGGCGATTTCTACGATTGCGGATGTGGCGACGAGGataaggacaaggacaagaagaaggccgtggAGGGTGCTCAGGCTGAGGGACCGGCACCCGACGCCGAGCTGCACAAGCACTGAAATCTAGAAACCTAATATTGGACTGTACGAGTATTTTATAGATGGAGACTAAGAAGTCTTGCTGGCACTGGCGGGACCAGGCCGTCCAGCTTGCGGAAGAGGTCTAAGTATACGTGTTCCTTAAGAATGTGTCAAGTTGCTTTCCTCACCCAAGCGAGTGTACGGGACAAAGCCAAAGTTTGTATAGTATTAGATATCACATTGAAATCGTAAAAGCATATTTTACATCGCGTTTTGGTCATGGTTTATCACCAAGACGGAGTGCTTGCATCGCATATTGAATCACGTGAAATATCACGTGCTTCTCTATCCGCCGTGGCGCGGCTGCGCGTTCAGAgctgccttgagcttggcttgAGCTCCAGCCTTCCCCAAGCAACGAACAACGACGACATACCATCACGACACACCACTCCGAACCACCCGACCGCTCATTTCTTTGAACAATCGAACAGAACAATAGACCGACTGTCATCATGGAGTTTGGCCACGCCGGAGTGCTGAATGAGGGTGCGTTGGGAGCTCTTTCGTCATAGCATGGGGTTGTTGAATGGGAAGCTTACTGACGTTGCTAGATGGAATCCATGTGGACATGGACCGCCTGAAGAAGGGAGAGGTCAAGTAAGTTTTACTATATCCCATTCTACATGTGAGCAACGCTAACCGATGGACAGCCTGGGAACCTCGATGTATGTGCCTCCCTGATGTTGGAACGACATATCTTAACATGATGATAGCATGGCGGTTACCTTCAAGGATGGTGTTATTCTGGGTACGCTTCAGTATTCCTGCATCACTGCCACAAGATATTGACCTTTTTGCGCAGGTGCGGATTCACGAACAACGACCGGTGCCTACATCGCGAACCGAGTGACGGACAAGTTGACAAGAGTACACGATACCATCTGGTGCTGCCGATCTGGCTCAGCCGCCGATACCCAGGCTGTCGCCGACATTGTGCAATACCAGCTCGGACTCTTTGCCATGATGAATGGCAAGCCCCCCATGACACAGACCGCtgcctccatcttccagGAGATCTGCTACTCCAACAAGGACCGTTTGTCGTACGTCTTGGCCTCATAACACAACTTGTGGACTGCTCTGGGGACTAATGATTATCAATAGCGCGGGTCTTATCATCGCTGGCTGGGATGAGCGGTTCGGTGGCCAAGTATACTCCATCCCCCTGGGCGGTTCCCTTCACAAGCAAGCATATGCCATTGGTGGCTCTGGATCGACCTACATCTACGGATACTGTGATGCCAACTGGCGGGAGGGCATGGAGAAGGACGATGCTGTCAACTTCGTCAAGGGAGCACTGAGGGAGGCCATCAAGTGGGACGGCAGCTCGGGAGGTGTCATCCGCATGGTGGTTCTCACCAAGGACGGTGCGGACCGACACCTGTATCTCCCTGACACGGACTATGCGGTGCGGCACGAGTGAAGGTCCTGATATAGCAGGACAAAGAAATGTTTGGGAATAATTCAGCATGGGCTGGGCTGATACGGACTTGTCATGACATAAACAGGCCATGAAATCAGGGAGGGACTTGCAGGCTAGACGTCACTCGGCCCTGTACACTAGATAATCGGAATAATGACGATGGAGTTTTTCCGAGTTCACCTGGGGAACTGGTCGTGATCCACCATGTGAGCGGAACGGGAGCGGCATCTAGAGCGGGCCGCGTAGTCTGCGTCGGATCTTGAGAGAGTCCGAGCATCGGGGCGAATAGCAAGAGTCTGCTCAAGGACATGGCAGTGAAAGAGATCCTTCGAGCGCACCGTAGCGCAGATTCAGCATCAAACGTCCAGGATAAGGGTTGaacagaagagaagaagacgggaaAAGGCCAATCTCTCGCTGAAGCTAGAGACGCATCCACGGCTGAGGATCGATCCTAAGAATGGTTCACCGCTCTTCTAGAAAGAGGCTTTGAGCGCGAGGACGAGAATGGCACATGGAGGCGTGCATAAGAGGGTGGGTTGAGGCGGCGAATGGGAGGTCGGCGAGGAACAGACACGCGGACACGAAGAACCTGCCCGCCCAGTGATGTAAGTAAGATTGGGAGTTGAGATGAACAATGCCATGTGCTGCAGGCACAATTGCTGTGTGGTTGATAGGAGACGCTCGGGCTTGTTCGTCTTGACGATATGAGGCTGACTATTCAGCGGTGAGCCTGTCGCATGAATCGGCATTGTGTGTTCTGCGGCAGTTCGGTATCAGGACCAAGGCCGATCACTCGCCTTGCCGCAAAAGTGAGGCAGCTGAATAGGGCACGTGTGGGCGCATGAGACGGAGCCGTGACGAGGAAGATCACTTTGCGGGAGGATTTTGGGGGCGTCACTAGGGGCTGAGGATTGGGCATTTGCCTGGCATCGTTGGGCAACCACGGTCATGTCGCTGGATAACGTGCGCCGAGCGCAATCGCGAGCCTGGCTCCAAAGAGGTTGCAGTGCAGGATCGCGTTCTCTAACAGCCATGCTTATTCGACTGTCTTGGATGCAGTGGAGACTCTTGCGCAGGGGAAGAtgagcttttttttttttctttcttcattGTCTTTGTAGTTCTTGACAGACGCTTCGAGAACGAAGGGGGCCAGTCCTATGGTCCAGTCCGtgggtgatgatggagggcATGTTGGTGATAGTCAATGGTGTTGAAACCGGACCCTTGCTCACATGCAGGGGATATATAGCCGGATATACCTGGACGTCCACTCTCCGTTCAAGAGCTTATCAACTCGACACAATGTCAGTTGATTATTCTCCGAGGCGCAGTCCAACAGGTTGTAACCGTAATTCTTGGTTGCATGTCGTCAAATGTTCCCATCAGAGACAGGAAAGGGACCAACTCCGTGTCAACGGTAACATCTCCGGGCCGCGGATGTTTGCCAGTCGGATCCGGCGCTCGCTTGCAGGCAAGGTACCGGGACTCGACCCCGAATTTCGGCCGTCTCCAGGTGCGcgcctccccctccctcccccaaCCCCCGTCCCAGAGTCGAGGGGAATCTGCCCACGTGCGACAGGGCTTGGCTGCGGTTCGGCCTTGGCTTTTCGGGGGAGCTGGGGAGATGGAGGGGCGTGGTCAGGCGGTTCAGAATGCCTTACGGGGCGTCTCTTCGATCCGATAGCTTTGTAGTTGAAACTCGGGAAAATGAGAATATGTATATTGTAGAGTTTTAAGAAGTCGATGTTTCATAAAAAAAATAGGTGTGGTATTGACTCTGAGAGTTGAGTTGCTTGCAAAAGTCAAGTTGCATTCCTGTCAGGCGCCTGGCGAATCAGGTAGGCGTTCCCTCGGACTCTGAGTGATTTTGGGTATCGACTACGTACCTCTGGAGTAATGGATCCGTAAACCTCCATTGGGCTCATTCCCCTGAACATCTGGCCCATTGTCTGATATAAGCGAAAGGACAGAAGATGCCAGGTATGGTCTTTTATTTCGACTTTCGTAAGGGGCTTCGTGTATTGCGTGTGTATTTGTTTGGGCAGGTGCTTCCCGAAGAAGCAAGTACCTACCCAAGCAAGGAAGGAAGCGACGCGATAGGTAGAAGCAATCAAGAAGCGAAGCAATGAACATGGAAGGAACGAACTGCGCCCGTGACATGAGTCAACATCTCTGTCTCAAATCTTCAATAGCTTCGCAtttcctcctccgccaaCTGCGCGTATTGCAATCCCCACGTTGTCCCCTCTCCTTTCCTACGTTCAGCAGCTTCACTAAGCCTTACTTTACGTACCCTGAGACGTGATTACCGTCCACTCTTGAGCTGTTGATCAACTCGTCTCCATTTCAACTCCACCACAGAGAGCTCGAGCCACAATCGACAGGCCACTTGCCAGACCTAGACCCAGATTCAGATCCAGACCAGTCTCAGCGGACGGGCCGTACGAGTGTCCAAGCAGGCGGGACCAACCTGTTTTCGTCGACCGAGACCTGCTGTCACCCGAAGCCGTGTC contains the following coding sequences:
- a CDS encoding Proteasome subunit beta, which codes for MEFGHAGVLNEDGIHVDMDRLKKGEVNLGTSIMAVTFKDGVILGADSRTTTGAYIANRVTDKLTRVHDTIWCCRSGSAADTQAVADIVQYQLGLFAMMNGKPPMTQTAASIFQEICYSNKDRLSAGLIIAGWDERFGGQVYSIPLGGSLHKQAYAIGGSGSTYIYGYCDANWREGMEKDDAVNFVKGALREAIKWDGSSGGVIRMVVLTKDGADRHLYLPDTDYAVRHE
- a CDS encoding Sulfhydryl oxidase, with the protein product MARRQHLTLTFVLVLSVFFTLSYFFSGPSSSAAPKLNDGLDVPLKDAPRSEFAADLDSLPSGLLDGASIAPKLENATLKAELGHATWKFLHTMMARFPDKPTKEDRMALETFMHLFARLYPCGQCAAHFQKVLAKYPPQTSSRNAAAGWLCFAHNIVNERVHKPLFDCEKIGDFYDCGCGDEDKDKDKKKAVEGAQAEGPAPDAELHKH